The Cronobacter sakazakii DNA segment AACTATCTGCCGCTGCTGGCACCCGATTTCTTCCACAAAGAGCGCATGACGCCGTGGGGCAACGGCATCGCCTATGACGTCGATGCGGTGCGCCGTTACATCGTCGAAGCGCCGCTCTACTGGTTGAAAGAGTACCGCCTGGACGGCCTGCGTTTTGACGCCATCGATCAGATTGAAGACACCTCAGCAAAACATGCGCTGGTTGAAATCGCCGAGCGCATCCGTGCAGAAATCACCGACCGCCCGGCGCATCTCACCACCGAAGACAGCCGCAACGTCATTTTCCTGCACCCGCGCAACCCGGACGGCAGCGCGCCGCTGTTTACCGGCGAATGGAACGACGATTTTCACAACGCCATCCATGTGTTCGCCACCGGCGAAACGCACGCCTATTACCAAGACTTCGCCGATCAGCCTGAAAAACTCGTCGCCCGCATACTGACGGAGGGTTTTGCCTACCAGGGCGAAGTGTCACCACAGAGCGGCGAGCCGCGCGGCGTGGACAGCACCGGCCAGCCGCCGGTCGCGTTCGTCGATTTTATCCAGAACCACGATCAGGTCGGCAACCGCGCCTGGGGCGAGCGCCTGATTGAGCTGGCGGGAAGCGACCGTACCAAAGTGCTGCTCGCCACCCTGCTGCTCTCGCCGCACATTCCGCTGCTGTTTATGGGCGAAGAGTACGGCGAAACCAACCCGTTCCTGTTCTTTACCGATTTTCACGGCGACCTCGCAAAAGCCGTGCGCGAAGGCCGCGCGTGTGAATTTGAAGGCCACGGCGACTGGGACGGCGACAGCGTGCCGGATCCGAACGCGCAGCAAACCTTTGAGATGTCGAAACTCGACTGGCAGAAGCCGGAAAGCGAAGAGGGGAGGGCGTGGCTTGCGCTCACCCGCGAGCTGCTGGCGCTTCGCCGTGCGCATATCGTGCCGCTGCTGGCCACAGCGGGCGGCCACAGCGGGCGCGTTATCGACACCGCGCCGGGCTTCGTGGCGGTGAGCTGGACCTTCCCGAAAGGCACGCTGTCGCTGGCGCTGAATATCGGCGAGCGCCCGCTGCCGCTGCCGGAAATGCCGGGCGATACGCTGTTCGCCTGGCCGCAGGCAGGCGACGAACTGCCTGCTAACAGCATTCACGTTCGCCTGGCGAAAGGAGACGCGCAATGAGTATTCCTTCTTCAACGTACCGTATTCAGTTTCGCAACGGTATGACGTTTGACCGCGCGGCGGGCCTGGTGCCTTATCTGAAGCGGCTTGGCATCAGCCATCTGTACGCGTCGCCGGTGTTTACCGCGACCACCGGCTCCACCCACGGTTATGACGTGACCGACGCTAATGAAATCGAGCCGTCCATCGGCGGGCGCGAGGGCTTTGACCGCATGGTGCAGGCGCTCAAAGCCGCCGGGCTGGGGCTGATCCTCGATATCGTGCCCAACCATATGGCGGCGTCGCTGGAAAACCCCTGGTGGCGCGATGTGATTGAACACGGCGAAAAAAGCCGTTACGCCCGCCATTTCGATATCGACTGGACGCGCCGCCTGACGCTGCCGTTCCTGGGCGACACGTTTGAGAACGTGCTGGAGAACGGCGAAATCAGTATTAAGGCCGATCCGAAAACCGGCAAACCCGCGCTCGCCTATTACGACAGCTACTATCCGCTCAACCCGGAGACCTGGCAGGGGCGTGAGGCGGACGTGCTGGCCATTACTGATAAACAGGCGATTGCTGAGCTGCATGACCGCCAGCCGTACCAGTTAATTTCCTGGCGTGACGCGCCGCGCTCGCTCTCCTACCGCCGCTTTTTTGAGATAACCGGGCTTGCGGGCGTGCGCGTTGAAGATGACGCCGTGTTTGACGACAGCCACCGGCTGATCCTCGAACTGGTGCACGCCGGCGCGGTGGATGGCCTGCGGGTGGATCACGTCGACGGCCTTGCCGATCCGAAAGCGTATCTGGAGCGGCTGCGCGAAAAAGCCGGGCCGGATTGCTACATCACCGTCGAAAAAATTCTCGGCAAGGGCGAGCAGATCCCCGACGACTGGCCGATTTCCGGCACCACCGGCTATGAATTTATCGCCGCGCTCTCGGATGTGCTGGTGGATGACGCGAAGCTCGACGACCTCAGCAAGGCGTATCACGACGTGGT contains these protein-coding regions:
- the treZ gene encoding malto-oligosyltrehalose trehalohydrolase; translation: MESTFLKSWGSEYAADGAARFRLWATGQKRVTLRLAGQDLPMTPTGDGWFELEVPGVAPGTEYCFVLEDGMTVPDPASRAQKADVNGPSLVVDPAAYQWQTTDWHGRPWEETVVYEMHIGTFTPEGTFRAAIEKLPYLAQLGVTMLEVLPVSQFGGNRGWGYDGVLLYAPHSAYGTPDDFKAFIDAAHAHGLSVVLDIVLNHFGPEGNYLPLLAPDFFHKERMTPWGNGIAYDVDAVRRYIVEAPLYWLKEYRLDGLRFDAIDQIEDTSAKHALVEIAERIRAEITDRPAHLTTEDSRNVIFLHPRNPDGSAPLFTGEWNDDFHNAIHVFATGETHAYYQDFADQPEKLVARILTEGFAYQGEVSPQSGEPRGVDSTGQPPVAFVDFIQNHDQVGNRAWGERLIELAGSDRTKVLLATLLLSPHIPLLFMGEEYGETNPFLFFTDFHGDLAKAVREGRACEFEGHGDWDGDSVPDPNAQQTFEMSKLDWQKPESEEGRAWLALTRELLALRRAHIVPLLATAGGHSGRVIDTAPGFVAVSWTFPKGTLSLALNIGERPLPLPEMPGDTLFAWPQAGDELPANSIHVRLAKGDAQ